Proteins encoded together in one Nitrospiraceae bacterium window:
- a CDS encoding HesA/MoeB/ThiF family protein: MFSAEEIKRYNRQMMMDGWGEETQKKLKQSTVFIAGAGGLGSPVSIYLAVAGIGNIRICDFDSPDWSNLNRQILHNHNRIGTNKAVSAKKTLEELNPDIKVTAFADKIVAENVDEIVGNADLIVDCMDNFPTRYLLNESAIRKKIPLVFGSIWGMEGRMSFIKSPETPCLKCIYPEAPPSEVFPVVGATPGVIGTLEALEVIKYLTGIGENLKGKLMVWNGNKCEFKNFKAYKDPNCPVCGSLR, from the coding sequence ATGTTCTCTGCAGAAGAAATAAAACGCTACAACCGCCAGATGATGATGGACGGATGGGGAGAAGAGACCCAGAAAAAACTGAAGCAGTCTACAGTGTTTATTGCAGGCGCAGGAGGACTAGGTTCGCCTGTTTCAATATATCTTGCAGTTGCAGGCATAGGGAATATAAGAATATGTGATTTTGATTCGCCAGACTGGTCGAACCTGAACAGACAGATACTGCACAATCACAATCGTATCGGAACCAACAAAGCTGTTTCTGCGAAAAAGACTCTGGAGGAGCTTAATCCAGATATAAAAGTTACTGCGTTTGCAGATAAGATCGTTGCTGAAAATGTAGATGAAATTGTAGGTAATGCTGATTTGATTGTGGACTGTATGGATAATTTCCCTACAAGATATCTGCTCAATGAATCGGCAATAAGAAAAAAAATTCCATTGGTCTTTGGAAGCATATGGGGCATGGAAGGAAGAATGAGTTTCATCAAATCTCCTGAAACACCATGTCTTAAATGCATCTATCCCGAAGCCCCGCCTTCAGAGGTGTTTCCTGTTGTTGGAGCAACACCCGGTGTGATAGGAACTCTTGAAGCGCTTGAGGTCATAAAGTACCTCACAGGGATAGGAGAAAATCTCAAAGGGAAACTCATGGTCTGGAACGGAAATAAATGTGAATTCAAAAACTTCAAGGCATACAAAGATCCAAATTGTCCAGTATGCGGAAGTTTGAGGTAG